From a single Cyanobacteria bacterium QS_8_64_29 genomic region:
- a CDS encoding DUF1818 domain-containing protein — protein sequence MGRLLRSGDGWRIGWDPDAPTYRGLIGGDGWALELSETELNEFCRLLEQMVAAIGSMAEELMEQERIDCELESEWLWLEAEGYPHHYSLRCILQTGRRGEGSWSPSAVPALVQAARTLTVF from the coding sequence ATGGGGCGCCTGCTACGCTCGGGCGATGGCTGGCGCATTGGTTGGGATCCCGATGCGCCCACTTATCGCGGCTTGATCGGCGGCGATGGGTGGGCGCTCGAGCTAAGCGAAACCGAGCTCAACGAATTCTGCCGCTTGCTCGAGCAAATGGTTGCTGCGATCGGCAGCATGGCCGAGGAGCTCATGGAGCAAGAGCGCATCGACTGCGAGCTCGAGAGCGAGTGGCTCTGGCTGGAAGCAGAGGGCTACCCCCACCACTACTCGCTGCGCTGCATCCTCCAGACTGGTCGGCGCGGCGAGGGGAGCTGGTCGCCCTCAGCTGTGCCAGCGTTGGTCCAAGCTGCGCGGACGCTCACCGTCTTCTGA
- a CDS encoding peptidase, translated as MILARSHPRRLQRRALYWVLSGTTALGLVAAMPQPAYSFSWLEILRRGAQVYQLSTISDEREVKLGNRIHQQLTQKRIELYRGQALNQYVKRIGQRLVERSTRSDIPYKFHIVRDDSINAFAVPGGHIYVNTGLLQLADNEAELAGVLGHEIAHVAARHAIEQMRQQAIAQGVLSAAGLDESQAVQIGVELALNRPNSREDELKADRLGLQMMAKSRYAPIATVTFLQKLQQQQQSGSPPTFLNTHPGIDQRITQLRQELPEDSRSGTGLDEDTYQWHTRKLR; from the coding sequence ATGATACTAGCTCGTTCGCACCCACGACGCTTGCAACGCCGGGCGCTGTATTGGGTCCTATCCGGGACCACAGCACTGGGTCTGGTCGCTGCAATGCCGCAGCCAGCCTACAGCTTCTCTTGGTTGGAGATCCTCAGGCGAGGCGCCCAGGTTTACCAACTCTCCACCATCTCGGACGAGCGCGAGGTCAAGCTGGGCAATCGCATCCACCAGCAGCTGACCCAAAAGCGTATCGAGCTCTACCGCGGCCAAGCCCTCAACCAATACGTCAAGCGCATCGGGCAACGCTTGGTCGAGCGCAGCACGCGCTCCGACATCCCCTACAAATTCCACATCGTTCGCGATGACAGCATTAACGCCTTCGCCGTCCCCGGCGGCCATATCTACGTCAACACGGGCCTGCTGCAGCTGGCCGATAATGAGGCCGAGCTGGCCGGCGTCCTAGGTCACGAAATCGCGCACGTGGCTGCTCGCCACGCCATCGAGCAGATGCGGCAGCAGGCGATCGCGCAAGGCGTGCTCTCGGCGGCCGGGCTGGATGAGAGTCAAGCCGTCCAGATTGGGGTGGAGTTGGCCCTAAACCGCCCCAACAGCCGTGAGGATGAGCTAAAAGCTGACCGGCTGGGGCTGCAAATGATGGCCAAGTCGCGCTATGCACCCATTGCGACGGTTACCTTCCTGCAAAAGCTGCAGCAGCAACAGCAAAGCGGCTCCCCACCCACCTTTTTGAACACTCATCCCGGTATCGACCAGCGCATTACGCAGCTCCGCCAGGAGCTCCCCGAGGATTCCCGCAGCGGAACAGGGCTGGATGAAGATACCTATCAGTGGCACACGCGGAAGCTGCGCTAG
- a CDS encoding mannose-1-phosphate guanylyltransferase, translating to MATLVPVILAGGKGERFWPLSRQTRPKQFAALDGSGQSLLQATADRLLPLAGDWAHVWVITNAQLAAGVREQLSSLPDRNVLVEPEGRDTGPAVAWATETIARLYGQDAVVGIFPADHWIGDRAAFQATLTSAATLAASQAAIATLGIAPTYPATGYGYIEWGGALGDFAGMEAYEVARFTEKPQRETAEYFLQTGGFSWNSGMFVFRAGVAWQALLAHAPEIAHPLAERGEAAYPELPKTSIDQALMEKTQQAAVLLAQFGWDDLGDWQALERLFGGEGANVTLAQHVGQDTQGTVLYASDSEEVIVTIGLNDLVVARDGRATLVARKDRIQELKAVLEQLQADPKLQRFL from the coding sequence ATGGCAACGCTGGTGCCCGTCATTCTGGCTGGCGGCAAGGGCGAGCGCTTCTGGCCGCTGAGCCGCCAGACACGCCCCAAGCAATTCGCCGCGCTCGATGGCAGCGGGCAGAGCCTGCTGCAAGCCACCGCTGATCGGCTGCTGCCGCTGGCGGGCGATTGGGCGCACGTCTGGGTCATTACCAACGCCCAACTGGCAGCCGGCGTTCGCGAGCAGCTCTCCTCGCTGCCGGACCGGAACGTACTGGTCGAGCCCGAAGGCCGCGATACGGGACCGGCTGTTGCCTGGGCAACCGAAACCATCGCCCGGCTCTACGGTCAGGATGCGGTCGTTGGAATCTTCCCGGCCGACCACTGGATCGGCGATCGCGCCGCTTTCCAGGCCACCCTGACCTCGGCCGCAACGCTGGCAGCCAGCCAGGCTGCGATCGCCACGCTAGGCATTGCCCCCACCTACCCGGCTACAGGGTACGGCTACATCGAATGGGGCGGCGCGCTGGGCGACTTTGCAGGCATGGAGGCCTACGAAGTGGCGCGCTTTACCGAAAAACCGCAGCGCGAAACAGCCGAGTATTTCCTCCAAACCGGCGGCTTTAGCTGGAATAGCGGCATGTTCGTGTTCCGCGCCGGCGTAGCATGGCAAGCGCTGCTGGCTCATGCGCCCGAGATCGCGCACCCGCTGGCGGAGCGAGGTGAGGCAGCCTATCCCGAACTACCCAAAACGAGCATCGATCAGGCCCTGATGGAAAAAACGCAACAAGCGGCCGTGCTGCTCGCGCAGTTTGGTTGGGACGATCTGGGCGATTGGCAAGCACTAGAGCGCTTGTTCGGTGGCGAGGGAGCCAACGTAACCTTGGCCCAGCACGTAGGCCAGGACACCCAAGGAACGGTGCTTTATGCCAGTGACAGCGAGGAGGTCATTGTTACTATCGGGCTGAACGATCTGGTGGTGGCCCGCGACGGCCGGGCTACGCTGGTTGCCCGCAAGGATCGCATCCAGGAGCTCAAAGCCGTCCTCGAGCAACTGCAAGCCGATCCCAAGCTGCAACGCTTTCTCTAG
- a CDS encoding SAM-dependent methyltransferase, with protein sequence MATLLRHWSYRYQWLYDTVSSLAALAVGGNRRFRQLPLQGLAIGTDSEVLDLCCGAGPVTQQLLHYSRRVTGLDASPVALQRAARRAPGADYIVGQAEAPPLASNRFDLVHTSVAMHEMAAAQRRQIYRAVYRILKPGGTFVMLDFHSPTNLLYWPGLALFLGLFETETAWQLLQADAIAELQPLGFEQCERTLHAGGSLQVVRTRKPD encoded by the coding sequence ATGGCAACCCTCCTGCGCCATTGGAGCTACCGCTACCAGTGGCTCTACGATACTGTCTCTAGCCTAGCAGCCCTGGCAGTGGGCGGGAATCGCCGCTTTCGCCAGCTGCCGCTACAGGGGCTAGCCATCGGTACCGATAGCGAAGTGCTCGATCTGTGCTGCGGTGCCGGGCCAGTCACGCAGCAGCTGCTGCACTACTCGCGCCGCGTCACTGGGCTCGATGCCTCGCCCGTCGCGCTGCAGCGGGCCGCTCGGCGCGCCCCTGGAGCCGACTACATCGTCGGCCAGGCAGAAGCACCGCCGCTAGCCAGCAATCGCTTCGATTTGGTCCATACCAGCGTTGCCATGCACGAGATGGCTGCCGCGCAGCGGCGGCAAATTTATCGCGCTGTTTATCGCATCCTCAAACCGGGCGGGACGTTTGTAATGCTGGACTTTCACTCGCCGACTAACCTCCTCTACTGGCCTGGGTTGGCGTTGTTTCTTGGGCTGTTCGAGACCGAGACAGCCTGGCAGCTGCTGCAGGCGGACGCGATCGCCGAGCTCCAGCCCCTGGGCTTTGAGCAGTGCGAGCGGACGCTGCACGCGGGGGGCAGCTTGCAAGTGGTTCGCACCCGCAAGCCTGATTGA
- a CDS encoding alpha/beta hydrolase, with the protein MVYYTPSQSPWLASEAGRSPLVFLHGFGGGSSAYEWSQVYPAFADGYRAIAPDLLGWGRSEHPARAYRAEDYINTILEFLDGLAAGAIPVVASSLTAAFVVRAAVHRPDQFASLVLVAPSGLADFGQDARDWLAQLAAVPGLDRGLYTTAIATDAGIRNFLETRQFARPERVSPAMVEAYLQSAQQPNAEYAALAFLRGDLSFDLARYMGQLRVPTAILWGEQSQLTTPQLGKQLAELNPQAVRGFQTIADAGLTPQLETPAVAIALIQRYSRQLAAHS; encoded by the coding sequence ATGGTGTACTACACCCCCTCGCAGTCGCCCTGGCTCGCGAGCGAGGCCGGGCGATCGCCGCTGGTGTTTCTGCACGGCTTTGGCGGCGGCTCGTCGGCTTACGAATGGTCCCAGGTCTATCCAGCCTTTGCCGATGGCTACCGCGCGATCGCGCCCGACTTACTCGGGTGGGGGCGCTCCGAGCATCCGGCGCGGGCCTACCGGGCCGAAGACTACATCAATACGATTCTGGAATTTTTGGATGGGTTGGCGGCAGGGGCAATCCCGGTGGTCGCGTCATCGCTGACAGCCGCTTTTGTCGTGCGTGCCGCCGTCCATCGCCCCGATCAGTTCGCATCGCTGGTACTGGTGGCGCCCTCTGGGCTCGCCGACTTCGGCCAAGATGCTCGCGATTGGCTCGCTCAACTAGCCGCAGTTCCGGGGCTAGATCGGGGGCTCTACACCACAGCCATCGCGACGGATGCCGGCATCCGCAACTTCCTCGAGACGCGCCAATTCGCCCGCCCAGAGCGCGTTTCGCCAGCCATGGTCGAGGCGTACTTGCAATCGGCGCAGCAGCCCAATGCCGAGTACGCTGCTTTGGCGTTTTTGCGCGGCGATCTGAGCTTCGATCTGGCGCGCTATATGGGGCAGCTGCGCGTTCCCACTGCCATCCTGTGGGGCGAGCAATCCCAATTGACAACGCCCCAGTTGGGCAAGCAGTTGGCCGAGCTCAACCCGCAAGCCGTACGGGGCTTTCAAACAATTGCAGATGCTGGCCTGACGCCCCAGCTAGAAACGCCAGCCGTCGCGATCGCGCTCATCCAACGGTACTCGCGCCAGCTAGCCGCTCACTCTTGA
- a CDS encoding mannose-1-phosphate guanyltransferase: MKAMILAAGKGTRVRPITYTIPKPLIPVLQKPVMEYLLELLRGHGFDQVMVNVSHLAHEIERYFRDGQRFGVDLAYSFEGRIVEGQLVGEALGSAGGIRRIQDFNPFFDDTFVVLCGDALVDLDLTEAVNWHRQKGAIATVVTKPVPPEKVSNYGVVVTDGTGRVRSFQEKPSPEEARSNAINTGIYILEPEAIDYIPPNTEYDIGSQLFPKLVEMGAPFYAISRDFQWIDIGKVPDYWETVRGVLRGEIQNVDIPGTEVAPGIHTGLNVAANWDRINVTGPVYVGGMTQIEDGATIIGPTMIGPNCHVSSGATVDNSVIFEYSRLGSKAHLVDKLVFGRYCVDKTGTTIDLQAASLDWLITDTRQSQPYEPGEQQEIAKLLSD, from the coding sequence ATGAAAGCCATGATCCTGGCTGCCGGTAAGGGGACGCGCGTGCGTCCCATCACCTACACCATTCCCAAACCCCTAATCCCGGTCTTGCAGAAGCCGGTCATGGAGTACTTGCTCGAGCTGCTGCGCGGGCACGGCTTCGACCAAGTCATGGTTAACGTCAGCCACCTGGCCCACGAAATCGAGCGCTACTTTCGCGACGGCCAGCGCTTTGGCGTCGATTTGGCCTACTCGTTTGAAGGCCGTATTGTCGAGGGTCAGCTAGTGGGTGAGGCGCTGGGATCGGCCGGTGGTATCCGGCGCATTCAAGACTTTAACCCGTTTTTTGACGATACGTTCGTGGTGCTCTGCGGCGATGCGCTCGTCGATCTGGACCTGACTGAGGCGGTCAACTGGCACCGGCAAAAAGGCGCGATCGCCACGGTGGTCACCAAGCCCGTCCCGCCGGAGAAGGTCTCCAACTACGGTGTCGTGGTCACCGACGGCACCGGCCGGGTCCGCTCCTTTCAAGAAAAACCCAGCCCCGAGGAAGCTCGCAGCAACGCCATCAACACGGGCATCTACATCCTCGAGCCCGAGGCGATCGACTACATCCCGCCCAATACTGAGTACGACATCGGCAGCCAGCTCTTTCCCAAGCTCGTGGAGATGGGCGCGCCGTTTTATGCCATCTCGCGCGACTTCCAGTGGATCGATATTGGCAAGGTCCCTGACTATTGGGAAACCGTGCGCGGCGTGCTGCGCGGCGAAATTCAAAACGTCGACATTCCGGGCACTGAAGTGGCCCCCGGCATCCACACCGGCCTCAATGTGGCTGCCAATTGGGACCGCATCAACGTCACCGGACCGGTGTATGTGGGCGGCATGACCCAAATCGAGGATGGTGCCACCATCATTGGCCCCACCATGATCGGCCCCAACTGCCACGTCAGCAGCGGGGCAACGGTCGACAACAGCGTCATTTTCGAGTACTCGCGCTTGGGATCGAAAGCGCATTTGGTCGACAAGCTAGTCTTTGGGCGCTACTGCGTCGACAAAACCGGTACCACCATCGACCTGCAGGCGGCTTCGCTGGATTGGCTCATCACCGATACGCGCCAGAGCCAGCCCTACGAGCCAGGCGAGCAGCAAGAGATTGCCAAGCTGCTGAGCGACTAG
- a CDS encoding segregation/condensation protein A, with translation MAIREAQAAITQLIDWAQRGEIDPWNVAVIEVVDRFLSQLPAFEPDAEGSAAATDLARSGQAFLWGSRLVAFKAQTLQAAESDPAEGAQGSPEAEALDAELDGAEAEEAPAALSGAARWEHGIRRRRSALPPRQRRVTLPELIGQLRQIASEIEASESQGRARREPSPPASEAAVAELAHQEDFSAVAARLERFLGEQLPQYWSGPDWGISLEQLLVWWQQAAGEAAAGDRVETFWALLWLAARSQVELWQAALYQELYIRPQLGASNTSKLESDGIARERVSAEPVEE, from the coding sequence ATGGCGATCCGAGAGGCGCAAGCGGCGATCACGCAGCTGATCGACTGGGCCCAGCGTGGCGAAATTGACCCCTGGAACGTTGCCGTTATTGAAGTCGTCGATCGGTTTTTGAGCCAACTGCCTGCCTTCGAGCCCGACGCGGAGGGCAGTGCTGCTGCTACCGATCTGGCGCGCTCGGGCCAAGCGTTTTTGTGGGGCTCGCGTTTGGTGGCGTTCAAAGCCCAGACCTTGCAGGCCGCCGAGTCCGATCCGGCCGAGGGGGCGCAAGGCTCACCTGAGGCGGAAGCGCTCGATGCCGAGCTCGATGGGGCCGAGGCAGAGGAAGCGCCTGCAGCCTTGTCGGGGGCTGCTCGCTGGGAGCATGGCATCCGCCGCCGCCGCTCGGCCCTACCACCGCGCCAGCGCCGCGTCACCCTGCCCGAGCTGATCGGCCAGCTCCGCCAGATCGCCAGCGAAATCGAGGCGTCAGAGTCTCAGGGGCGCGCCCGGCGCGAGCCCTCGCCGCCCGCCAGCGAAGCGGCTGTTGCCGAGCTGGCCCACCAGGAAGACTTTAGTGCGGTCGCCGCTCGGCTGGAGCGCTTTTTGGGCGAGCAGCTGCCGCAGTATTGGTCCGGGCCGGATTGGGGAATTAGCCTAGAGCAGCTGCTGGTGTGGTGGCAGCAGGCAGCGGGCGAGGCAGCCGCCGGCGATCGGGTTGAAACGTTCTGGGCGCTTTTGTGGCTGGCAGCACGCTCGCAGGTGGAACTCTGGCAAGCCGCACTCTATCAGGAACTCTACATCCGGCCGCAGCTCGGGGCATCGAATACCAGCAAGCTAGAATCCGATGGCATTGCCCGCGAGCGAGTGAGTGCTGAACCCGTTGAGGAGTGA
- a CDS encoding ABC transporter, with protein MSLRKSTSRQREILEVVFRHGWDYMRRLLAGGKPDEPQLPTPTVLRNILVDLGPVYVKLGQLLSTRPDLLPADYIETLTALQAQVPPVAWSEVEVSIRQQLDRPLETVFSHIEQEPVAAGSVAQTHRATLSNGQAVALKVQRPGIDTVVEQDIALIKGLAELVARTEFGQDYDVMAVAQEFTDALRAELDFAREASHTDRLRQNLARSRWFDTKQLTVPAIYWEITTPKLLVMEWLQGKPILESEFSASVDPNGGAQRRQQISTLLFRSFFQQIYIDGFFHADPHPGNIFYLQDGRVALLDCGMVGRLDPRTQQILTELLLAIVDIDARRCSELTLELSETATTANLAQLETDYDRMLRKYYNLSIAEINFSQVFYEILQVARDNKVKLPSNMGLYAKSLANLEGLAQKFNPQINFLDEIKPLMSDLFRRQILGTNPLNTVLRTALDVKNLSVQSPRQTELLLDRVTSETLQWNVALRGLDPLRRSLDESANRLSFSIVIGSLIVGAAIISANAQAGQLSWISNTLFGAASFIGLWLLLSIWRSGRLR; from the coding sequence ATCTCGCTACGAAAAAGCACGTCTCGCCAGCGCGAAATCCTGGAAGTCGTCTTTCGGCACGGCTGGGACTACATGCGCCGGTTGCTGGCCGGCGGCAAGCCGGATGAGCCCCAACTGCCTACCCCCACCGTGCTGCGCAACATTTTGGTGGATTTGGGGCCTGTTTACGTCAAGCTAGGGCAGCTTTTGAGCACGCGCCCCGATCTGCTGCCAGCCGACTACATTGAGACCCTGACGGCCTTACAGGCACAGGTGCCGCCAGTTGCTTGGTCGGAGGTCGAAGTCTCGATCCGGCAGCAGCTCGATCGCCCGCTAGAAACGGTTTTCAGTCACATCGAGCAGGAACCGGTCGCTGCCGGCTCGGTGGCCCAGACCCATCGCGCCACCCTCAGCAACGGCCAGGCGGTGGCCCTCAAAGTGCAGCGCCCTGGCATCGATACGGTCGTCGAGCAAGACATCGCACTCATCAAGGGGCTCGCCGAGCTGGTCGCGCGCACTGAGTTCGGCCAAGACTACGATGTCATGGCGGTCGCGCAGGAGTTCACCGACGCCCTGCGGGCCGAGCTCGACTTTGCCCGGGAAGCCAGCCACACTGACCGCCTGCGGCAGAACTTAGCGCGCAGCCGCTGGTTCGATACCAAGCAACTGACCGTTCCAGCGATCTATTGGGAGATTACGACGCCCAAGCTACTGGTGATGGAGTGGCTTCAGGGAAAGCCCATTCTAGAGTCCGAGTTTTCAGCCTCAGTTGATCCCAACGGGGGGGCGCAGCGCCGCCAGCAAATCTCGACGCTGTTGTTTCGGTCGTTTTTCCAACAAATCTACATCGACGGCTTTTTCCATGCCGATCCCCACCCAGGCAACATTTTCTACTTGCAGGACGGCCGGGTGGCGCTTCTGGACTGTGGCATGGTGGGCCGGCTCGATCCGCGCACCCAGCAGATCCTGACCGAGCTGCTGCTGGCAATCGTTGATATTGATGCCCGGCGCTGCAGCGAGCTAACGCTAGAGCTCTCCGAAACTGCTACGACGGCCAACTTGGCGCAGCTCGAGACCGACTACGATCGCATGCTGCGCAAGTACTACAACCTCAGCATCGCCGAGATCAATTTCAGCCAAGTTTTTTACGAAATCCTGCAGGTAGCGCGGGACAACAAAGTCAAGCTCCCCAGCAATATGGGGCTGTATGCCAAAAGCTTGGCTAACCTAGAGGGACTGGCGCAAAAGTTCAACCCCCAAATCAACTTTCTGGATGAGATCAAGCCGCTAATGAGCGATCTGTTCCGGCGCCAGATCCTGGGGACCAACCCGCTCAATACGGTGCTGCGAACGGCGCTGGATGTCAAAAACCTGTCCGTTCAGTCGCCGCGGCAAACCGAGCTGTTGTTGGATCGCGTTACCTCAGAGACGCTGCAGTGGAACGTGGCGCTGCGCGGGCTGGACCCGCTGCGCCGTAGCTTGGACGAATCAGCCAATCGCCTCTCGTTCAGCATCGTCATCGGGTCGCTGATCGTCGGTGCCGCCATCATCTCGGCCAACGCGCAAGCGGGGCAGCTCTCTTGGATTAGCAACACCCTGTTTGGCGCCGCCAGCTTTATTGGCCTGTGGCTGCTGCTCAGCATCTGGCGCTCCGGCCGCCTGCGCTAG
- a CDS encoding DNA-directed RNA polymerase subunit omega produces the protein MSKRSAFDSEQIVSRAEELLTAASNRYRITVQVAARAKRRRYEEFENLEDPMMKPSIRAIIEMSDELTQPEIIGD, from the coding sequence ATGTCCAAGCGATCTGCCTTTGACTCCGAGCAAATCGTCAGCCGCGCCGAGGAACTCCTCACGGCGGCTTCCAACCGCTACCGCATCACCGTGCAGGTGGCCGCACGTGCCAAGCGCCGCCGCTACGAAGAGTTTGAAAACCTTGAAGATCCCATGATGAAGCCCTCCATCCGCGCCATCATCGAGATGTCGGATGAGCTGACCCAACCCGAGATTATCGGCGATTGA
- a CDS encoding RNA polymerase sigma factor RpoD, which yields MTQANEMLGNLNDSQGELELLLEQEADESIREELEVAVEQDISAEQDNASAQKPANTSSQQPAPSEPAEKPAEDRDETQPYTEDSIRLYLQEIGRVRLLRADEEIELARQIAELLELERSRDELADALEREPTQQEWAAEAGMPLAEFQRYLHTRRRAKEKMVQSNLRLVVSIAKKYMNRGLSFQDLIQEGSLGLIRAAEKFDHEKGYKFSTYATWWIRQAITRAIADQSRTIRLPVHLYETISRIKKTTKVLSQELGRKPSEEEIATRMEMTIEKLRFIAKSAQLPISLETPIGKEEDSRLGDFIEADGESPEDEVSKNLLREDLEDVLETLSPRERDVLRLRYGMQDGRMKTLEEIGQFFNVTRERIRQIEAKALRKLRHPNRNSILKEYVR from the coding sequence ATGACGCAGGCCAACGAAATGCTCGGTAACTTGAACGATTCCCAAGGCGAGCTCGAGTTGTTACTCGAGCAGGAAGCGGACGAGTCCATCCGGGAAGAGCTCGAGGTGGCTGTCGAGCAGGACATCAGTGCCGAGCAGGACAACGCGAGCGCGCAAAAGCCAGCCAATACCAGTTCCCAGCAACCAGCGCCTTCAGAGCCAGCGGAGAAACCAGCCGAAGACCGCGACGAAACCCAACCCTATACCGAAGATTCCATTCGCCTCTACCTGCAAGAAATCGGCCGCGTTCGGCTGCTGCGTGCGGATGAGGAAATCGAACTCGCCCGCCAAATTGCCGAGCTGCTAGAACTCGAGCGCAGCCGGGACGAACTGGCTGATGCCCTCGAGCGCGAGCCCACCCAACAGGAATGGGCTGCCGAAGCCGGCATGCCGCTGGCTGAGTTCCAGCGCTACCTCCATACCCGGCGGCGCGCCAAGGAAAAAATGGTGCAGTCCAACCTGCGCCTGGTGGTCTCCATTGCCAAAAAATACATGAACCGAGGGCTATCGTTTCAGGACCTGATTCAGGAGGGATCGCTAGGCCTGATTCGGGCTGCCGAGAAATTCGACCATGAAAAAGGCTACAAGTTCTCCACCTACGCCACGTGGTGGATCCGCCAGGCCATTACTCGGGCGATTGCCGATCAATCGCGCACGATCCGCTTGCCCGTCCACCTCTACGAGACGATCTCGCGCATCAAAAAAACGACCAAAGTCCTCTCGCAAGAGCTGGGGCGCAAACCTAGCGAAGAAGAAATTGCCACGCGCATGGAAATGACCATCGAGAAGCTGCGCTTTATTGCCAAATCGGCGCAGCTTCCGATTTCGCTGGAGACGCCTATTGGCAAAGAAGAGGATTCGCGCTTGGGCGATTTTATTGAAGCGGACGGCGAGAGCCCCGAAGATGAGGTTTCCAAAAACCTGCTGCGCGAAGACCTCGAAGACGTTCTCGAAACGCTCAGTCCCCGCGAGCGGGACGTCCTGCGGCTGCGCTACGGTATGCAGGACGGGCGCATGAAAACGCTGGAAGAAATCGGCCAGTTCTTCAATGTCACGCGCGAGCGCATCCGCCAGATCGAGGCCAAAGCCCTACGCAAGCTGCGCCACCCCAACCGCAACAGCATTCTCAAAGAATACGTGCGCTGA
- a CDS encoding ferrochelatase gives MGRTGVLLLNLGGPDELEDVQPFLFNLFADPEIIRLPFPWLQKPLAWLISTLRAKQSQQNYEQIGGGSPLRKITEAQAEALEARLQERGHQAKTYLGMRYWHPFTEEAIVRIKRDRPDNLVILPLYPQFSISTSGSSFRLLEQIWQEDPILRHLNYTIVPSWYRQPGYLQAMADLIAQELDRFPDPDRVHLFFSAHGVPKSYVEEAGDPYQQEIEECARSIVRTLNRPNAYTLAYQSRVGPVEWLRPYTEEALQELGSYGVQDLVVVPISFVSEHIETLQEIDIEYRDVARQAGIENFQRVPALNTHPTFIDGLAESVEEALQAPARTFADVNRMKKKVKIEPQERWQWGMNSNAEKWNGRLAMVGFIALLLELISGHGPLHLAGVL, from the coding sequence ATGGGTCGCACTGGGGTCTTATTGCTAAATCTGGGCGGACCCGACGAGCTCGAGGACGTCCAGCCGTTTCTGTTTAATTTGTTTGCGGATCCCGAGATCATCCGCCTGCCTTTTCCTTGGCTGCAAAAGCCGCTGGCCTGGCTGATCTCGACCCTACGCGCCAAGCAGTCGCAGCAGAACTACGAGCAAATCGGCGGCGGATCGCCGCTGCGCAAGATCACCGAGGCGCAAGCCGAAGCACTCGAGGCCCGACTGCAAGAACGCGGGCATCAAGCCAAAACGTATTTGGGGATGCGGTATTGGCATCCCTTTACTGAAGAAGCCATCGTTCGGATCAAGCGCGACCGGCCCGATAACCTAGTCATCTTGCCGCTCTACCCGCAGTTTTCGATCAGCACGAGCGGTTCCAGCTTTCGGCTGCTAGAGCAAATTTGGCAAGAAGATCCCATCCTCAGGCACCTCAACTACACGATTGTGCCCTCCTGGTACCGCCAGCCCGGTTACTTGCAGGCCATGGCGGATCTCATCGCGCAAGAACTGGACCGCTTCCCCGATCCCGATCGGGTCCACCTTTTTTTTAGCGCCCACGGCGTCCCCAAAAGCTACGTGGAAGAAGCGGGCGATCCCTATCAGCAAGAAATTGAGGAATGCGCTCGCTCCATCGTGCGCACCCTCAACCGACCCAATGCGTATACGCTGGCCTATCAAAGCCGCGTGGGGCCGGTGGAATGGTTGCGGCCCTATACGGAAGAAGCCCTACAGGAATTGGGTAGTTACGGGGTGCAAGATTTGGTCGTCGTTCCCATTAGCTTTGTCTCCGAGCACATCGAGACGCTGCAGGAAATCGACATCGAGTACCGCGACGTTGCCCGACAGGCCGGGATTGAGAACTTCCAGCGCGTGCCCGCTCTCAACACGCACCCCACCTTTATTGATGGACTGGCCGAATCCGTCGAGGAAGCGCTTCAGGCCCCTGCCCGAACCTTCGCCGATGTCAATCGCATGAAGAAAAAGGTCAAGATCGAGCCGCAAGAGCGCTGGCAGTGGGGCATGAACTCCAACGCCGAGAAGTGGAACGGGCGCTTGGCCATGGTGGGTTTTATCGCGCTCCTGCTGGAGCTGATTAGCGGTCACGGCCCCCTGCACTTGGCCGGCGTCCTTTAG
- a CDS encoding pyruvate/2-oxoglutarate dehydrogenase complex,dihydrolipoamide dehydrogenase (E3) component, which produces MPLLDSQGRLLGKISILDVGAALVILLVVVGIFLVPGRSGSVAQVSGTQPIEVDVLVQGLNVRDPQQMQGTFEQAETTKLIVRNHPYGQVQLKSAERLPNAVPVTQPDGSLEMRPNPAPQSQHEGSWILTLGGDARMTDSGPVLGNNKIKIGTPIKLEGERYRFGASTIDVRVQE; this is translated from the coding sequence ATGCCCCTTCTAGATTCGCAAGGTCGCCTTCTGGGCAAAATCAGCATCCTGGATGTGGGCGCTGCCTTGGTCATCCTACTGGTGGTGGTGGGGATTTTCTTAGTTCCCGGGCGCTCGGGGTCGGTAGCCCAGGTGAGCGGAACACAGCCCATTGAGGTGGACGTTCTCGTTCAGGGGCTGAACGTCCGCGATCCCCAGCAGATGCAGGGAACGTTCGAGCAGGCCGAGACGACCAAGCTGATCGTGCGCAACCACCCCTACGGCCAAGTCCAGCTTAAATCGGCCGAGCGCCTACCGAACGCCGTTCCGGTCACCCAACCCGACGGCTCGCTCGAGATGCGGCCCAATCCGGCTCCGCAAAGCCAACATGAAGGGAGCTGGATCCTGACGCTGGGCGGCGATGCCCGAATGACCGACAGCGGCCCTGTTCTGGGCAACAATAAAATCAAAATCGGCACGCCCATCAAGTTGGAGGGCGAGCGCTACCGCTTTGGTGCCAGTACCATCGACGTTCGCGTTCAAGAGTGA